The genomic interval ATGGGGAGTGACCCCCCAGGAGGCTCCAGCTTCATGTCTTCCCAGCTGGTGGGGCTGGGCACCAGTGAGCTCAGGGCACCAGCTGCAACCCCGCCTCCTGGTCTGCACCAGGAAAAGTGAGCAAGCCGTGAAGGTCACTGCCCAGAACTTGTCACGGCTGAACGTGAAGTGTTTAACAATTTCCAGTCTGATCTTTGGGATACAGAAAGTGATCGAGCTATAGTGGGAGCAAATCATAAATGCTCCCAGGCCTGTCTGAGAATCTCACTGAGGGCCACAAGGCCCCTTCCAAGGCCGGTTCCCCTGGGCTTGGGTCTTGATCAGGATAATGCATTGACTTTTGAGTTGACCTCAGGCATGACAGAAATCTTCCAAGTGGGCCACAGCAGTGAGGGAAAACCTTGCCCTCCTTGCCTCTGCAATGCAATACACTGCAGGCATTTGAAGATTAATCACTTGACAGAGGGAAAGCGATCTCCGTTAATTCTATTGCAGTCACCTCTTTCTTTGTTGCTTGAATGTTACTCTCCTGAAGAAAGTGGACTAGAATGCAAATTTGGTTTGTAGCTCTAAAATCAAGGGCTTCGCTCAGATACCCGTGGCTACTACCCTTCCTGTCCACTCAGCAAAAGATTCAAATCCTTCGTACCCAGGCTGCCTcaactttctttcctctctcctcacccGGCCTCTTCTAAGGCCATGTCTGGGGGGCCCATTAGTACAGCGGTTACTTTCAGGACCACTGGAGTCTGactctgagtttgaatcctgactctacTTCTTGACAGATgcatgatttttgaaaaatatcttcagttacttcttctaaaaaatgaaattagagcACTGTACTAGTTTGCCAGGGCTGCTGTgataaaataccacagaccgggTGGCTAAAAAACAGACCTTTATTTCTTCACCGTTCTAGAGGCTGAAAGTCTAGGATCAAGGTGGAGACAGGGTTGGTTTCTCtggaagcctctctccttggcttgtagatggccgccttctccctgtgtcctcacatggcctttcctctgtgtgagTGCATACCTGGTATCTCTGTGTGTCCAAATCCCCTTTTCTTATAAGAACACAAATTGGATTAGATTAGGGCCTCCTCTAATGATGtcatttaacttaatcacctctttaaaggccttttctccaaatacagtcacattctgagttcCTGGggattagagcttcaacatatgaatctttTTGTGGGAAGAATGACACAGTTCAACCTGCAATAAATATCTACATCGCAAGGTTTTTCTAAATAAGATAAGGCATGTACATGCTCGGCGAATCATGCTGTGTTCTCGGGGACAGTCAGCGACTCTTTAGGGAACACATCTGTCTGGtgttctccctcccctgccccggtTGAGCCCCCAGAATTAGCTGGATGCCCTGAAGCACCTTCTGCTGACAGTCCTTTAAGGACGAGATGCACTTACGGTCCTGTGGATGTGTGAGGCCACAGATTTTGTCCAGGGAAATGATGCAAAGGTGGCAAATCATGGGACATTTGATCCATTGACCAAGCATAACAAATGTGCCAATGTCATAGATGGGGTCCAGACAAGTTTCCTGGAGGTGAGTTGATAACAAATATATCTAATGACTTGTACCATTGGCTCTTGAGCCCCTGGAGGGCAAGTGTTACCCTCTGTTGAGCGTCCAGTGAGAAACCCAACTCCCAAATGAGATCCTAAAGTGGGTCTTGTTTTTCTGGTCTCTCTAGGATGTACTCAGCCCTTCAGCAGCACAAACTCTGGACCCCCCAAAAATGTGTCTAGAGCTTTGAATAGAACAGGGAGTTCTTTGGTGAATGTGATGAATTAGAAAGTAGCCACCTCTGGGCATTCCCCCAGCCCCATCGAGTCATCTCTGTCGATGCTGCTGGCAGAGAGAGTGGGGCAGGCTCAGCATGGCATGATGTCCACACTCATGTTTCTTCACTCTGCTCTGGCTCTGGAGAGAAGAGACTCCAGGCAAATGCACTCTTTCTGGTCTTGGGCAGGGCCTCTGCCCTGGGCACCCTGCACACGGGCCAGGTGTCAGgaatttcctctttcccttttccccctaACCTGGAGCATTTGCACAATGCCAAGGATGTGgcttggcattcaaggccttcAGGGACCAACAGCTTGGTGTTAGAACAGACACCTGCCATTAAAGAAGGCTGATGGCTTTTATCACACATGACCTCAGGAAAGGTGCTATCTGATGGGCCTCTGGAGAGCTAAGCTGACCAAGGGACAAGGTGCAGAAAGAACGGAGAGCTGGGACCAATGTGATCAGGTACACAGAGAGCTATAATCTGAGCCTAACTGTACTGTCAGTGGTCCTCAGGGTAATCTTGGGCAAGGAACCCAAGCCCCTATACTTCTGCGTCTTGTTGAATGAGTGTTGAAGAGGATGGTCTGTGAAGCTTCCTGTGGATACACTGTTTGGTGATCTACAACATACCCAGTAAGGAACAGATAGGCAGAGAGATAAGAGTGGGGCTGGGCATCCGCTAGCCAGCAGCCCCACAGCCAAGTGCTCAGATCTGTCTTCCATGTGACTATGTCCCAAACCCTCCTTATAATTAGCATTAATGTCTTATGATGATTGGGGAACATTCGTGCTGGAGTCTAGAGAGCAATTCCGGAAATGTTAACCAAGAACCAAGGCAGTGGTTCAGCTCCAAGGGAAGCAGTTTCTGTAACACTTCTGGGAGGGCGAGGCAGGAACAGAACACCAGCCCTCAAAACCACAGGAACAGATCTAGAAATGTCCTAGGTAACCCAGAGATAGAATAATGAAGAACAACTGTACTTGGCTTGGCAATGTGCTATTGGTGAACATGAATTCCTGTTTATTTGTATTTGGTATGGGGTGAATGTCACAACACACAGAATATCGAGATCAGCACGGTGAAGGCTGAGGGGCTGTCCGAGAACTTGGCactcatgtttttttgttttgttttgttttgttttgtttttgtttttgttttattttttttttagttttatttattattttttttaatgattttttattatattatgttattcaccattcagtacatccccggtttccgatgtaaggctcgatgattcattagttgcgtataacacccagtttttgttttagaaCCAAGGAAGTAATACATTTTGATTTCTTAGaaggaacaaaaaaattaagtcttcttCCCATTCAGCTTCTGTAGAACTCCCATCTGATTATTAAAGGTCAGCGGTACCACCAACATTATTAACATCGAGGAATGAGTTCACCAGGAGAGGGCTGATGTCACAAAGATGTTTAAGAGGAAATTTCTGTTGATGCTCCAGGATTGGTAATAAGCCTGGCACAGACTACCAAGATGATGGCACATTCCCTGCCCTCTGGAAACCCACAGCCTAAATCACGTGACTCCCAAGAGGACCCGttcccctcctttcccaccccACCACCAGACAACACAAACTCAGGAGGCTCTGAAAGGTTAGCATGACCACTGTGACATAGTCACGGAGCACACATGGCCTCAGCGGGTGCTGGTGGAAATACCCTGTGTGTACAAAGGGCAGAGAGGACACACCAAGTACTGTGTTCAGAACTTTCCAGAAAGGTGAGAGGAAACTTGTTAGGTGTTCTCAAGATTGGCTTCTATGGAGGAATTGGGATGGTTTCTGCCCTGTTTGTTGTCAGTTGTGGTTGCTGTTATTACAAAAGCAATACATGCTTATTGTAACAGTTAACGCTCTGGAGGGTTTTCTATGCTCATGCCAACATAATGGTTTTTATTATCGTGCTCTATCATTCTGCAAGCCGTAAATTGAGCGTCTGTGAGATGTTGGAAGGGAGTATGTGAGTGAGGGGGGTGAGGAAGGCAAATGCAGGGAAAGTGTAAAATGACAGGGGACTTTGACTCTCCCCTGGGGCTTGGAGGGGAGTGGGACCATAAGCAGGTCCCCAGGGAAAGACAAATTGaaggctgcagggctggggcagtTGAATGAGTCTCTTGATGAGCAGGCTCCTGGACCTTTGAACTGAGAGAGGCTGACGAGGTAACTTTGACTTCAGCCTGGAAGAATGACTTCAGCCTGGAAGAATGCTGTAGGGCGATTGTGCTCCAGTGAGAGGGTAGAGAACCTGGTAAGGAGACAGGTGCTGAAGGAACAATATTCAGGACTCCAATTGAATTTAGTtgcatttagttctttaatctggagagaaaggaaaaacaaaagaggcTTCAGATGGACGGAGTGGAGAAAATGAGTGAGGGCATCGAGGGGTGATGGGGAGTCTTGCTTGAGAGGGGATCGTATGGTAATACTTGCCTAATAATTGGTTTCTTGTGGGTGGATTTGGAGAGATCCAGTAACTATTTATTGTGTTGGGTTTGATTGAGTTACATAAATCCAATAGGCagcattataaataaaactgctctACGGCAATTGAAGTATCACTTGGAATCAGACACATTCACTTGCCTGCTGAGGAGAAATGCAGGGGATGACGAGCAGACGATGGTGAGCAGAAAAGGCATTCCCGAAGCATGAGCAACAGTGCTTCTGAGTCAGGACAGACACCAGACGAGGACGGGCCTCCCAAGTCAAGGTCTCAGAGAACTTTGAGCAGAGTGGTGGGTTGGAGAAAGCAACAAGGATTGGATGAGACTGAGAGAGACAAGAATGAATAAGAAAGGCAACCACTGAAAGAGACAGTATATCTCAGGGCCCTTGGTCAGGGTGGCCGTAGGCAGGGGATGGAGAAGCTAATTTCAAAAACCTCAGTTCAGAGGCGAGCTGATGAAAAGCCAATAGAGACCCCAGTGCTTTGCCAGAGGAGAATAGTGGTGGAACCTGGGGCAGTGAGCAACCCGCTGGGCTTCAGCACTGGTCATCCCTTCTGTGGGCTCCTCTGAGAGCACAGGGTGCTGATGACAGGGCCACCAACCCTGGCCACACATGTGTGTGCAACAAGGATCCCCGCAAGTTCTCGATTCCTTAAAACAGAACATGTGCCGCCCGGCCCGCAGCAGATGCAGTGAGTCACCACAGTGGCCCCAGTCCTCGGCTCCCTTGGTAAGGCGCGTAAGCCTCTGCTTCACTCTTGAGCCAGGGGTCCCCAGCAGTTCTGGACTGGGTTTTGAAAAGTGAAAGTAGACCTCAAAAGTTGTCAGCTTAGGGAACAGCTGTGACCTCAAAATCCAGTTTCTTattgtgtgtttctttctccctcctcctttagACCGCGATGTGTGTGGGCGTCTCCTAGGCTGGCAGCCCCGCCATGCCCGTTGCTAGATGTCCAAGGTTTTGACTGTGTGGGTTTGTGTCTTTCTGGCAGGTGTCTCCTCTGCGACTTCCCTGATGTCCCTGGCTTGGGTGCTAGCCTCCTATCACAAGCTGCTGCGGGACTCCAGGGACGACAAGAAGAGTATGAGCTACAGAGGGGCCCTCATCCACGTCTTCTGGCGCCTCTTCACCATCTCATCCAGAGTTATCTCTTTTGCCCTCTTTGCTTCCATATTCCAGCTCTACTTCGGGATCTTCGTGGTGGTTCACTGGTGTGCCATGGCCTTCTGGATCATCCATGGCGGAACAGACTTCTGCATGTCCAAGTGGGAGGAGATCCTCTTCAACATGGTGGTAGGGATTGTGTACATTTTCTGCTGGTTTAACGTCAAGGAAGGGCGGACTCGATATCGAATGTTTGCATATTATACGATAGTCTTGACAGAGAATGCTACCTTGACGTTCCTTTGGTATTTTTACAGAAACCCGGAGACCACTGACTCCTATGCAGTGCCAGCACTGTGTTGTGTCTTTATTAGCTTTGTGGCTGGGATTGCGTCGATGCTCTTATACTACGGTGTGCTGCATCCCATGGGGCCACGAGCTAAGATTTTTGCCAGCTCCTGTTGTGCCGAGCTGCTCTGGGGCATCCCTTTGCCCCCCGATGTTGAGCCCATGGCGCCTCAGACCCCTGGGTACCGGGGGACCCAGGTCACGCCTACCAGAGCCGTAACGGAACAACAGGAGGATCTCACGGCTGACACTTGCTTGCCTGTTTTCCAAGTGAGACCCATGGGTCCCCCTATCCCGCCGGGGCGTCCTTACCCAGAAGGGCCCCTCATTAAGATTGACATGCCAAGAAAGAGATACCCAGCTTGGGATGCTCATTTTGTAGACAGGAGGTTGAGAAGGACTATTAACATTCTGCAGTATGTCACCCCCACCGCAGTAGGCATTCGGTATCGAGACGGACCGCTCCTTTATGAGTTGCTACAGTATGAGTCTTCACTCTAAGAGCATCTTGACCCAAGCTGAGAAGGGGACCTTAAGTTTGGTT from Ursus arctos isolate Adak ecotype North America unplaced genomic scaffold, UrsArc2.0 scaffold_11, whole genome shotgun sequence carries:
- the XKR6 gene encoding XK-related protein 6 yields the protein MAAKSDGGGVGVGFAQLHNLDEAVGSGGEEDGEPGGGGCGGGGDGSEPGESSSLHICHCCNTSSCYWGCRSACLRSLLGRKPRRSAAAADGGDQPLQPPAAAGADHPPPTPATRPQPPPPQVERPWLDCLWIVLALLVFFGDVGTDLWLALDYYRKGDYGFFGLTLFFVLVPSLLVQSLSFRWFVQDYTGGGLGAVEGLSSRGPPMMGAGYGHGAARGGPGVGVSATPGAQRLCRLSVWIWQSVIHLLQMGQVWRYIRTMYLGIQSQRRKEHQRRFYWAMMYEYADVNMLRLLETFLESAPQLVLQLCIMIQKNSAETLPCVSSATSLMSLAWVLASYHKLLRDSRDDKKSMSYRGALIHVFWRLFTISSRVISFALFASIFQLYFGIFVVVHWCAMAFWIIHGGTDFCMSKWEEILFNMVVGIVYIFCWFNVKEGRTRYRMFAYYTIVLTENATLTFLWYFYRNPETTDSYAVPALCCVFISFVAGIASMLLYYGVLHPMGPRAKIFASSCCAELLWGIPLPPDVEPMAPQTPGYRGTQVTPTRAVTEQQEDLTADTCLPVFQVRPMGPPIPPGRPYPEGPLIKIDMPRKRYPAWDAHFVDRRLRRTINILQYVTPTAVGIRYRDGPLLYELLQYESSL